Proteins found in one Pyrus communis chromosome 15, drPyrComm1.1, whole genome shotgun sequence genomic segment:
- the LOC137717044 gene encoding uncharacterized protein, which produces MDMSVAGQHRKLQLNELDEIRNDAYESSRIYKEKSNAFHDKMISRKSFVIGQKVLLFNSCLCLFPVEIQSVKTGNVFKVNEHRLKPYYESFAEHDVEVVPHQEPSPLE; this is translated from the exons ATGGACATGAGTGTTGCCGGACagcataggaagcttcaattgaatgagttGGATGAAATCCGGAATGATGCATACGAGTCTAGTCGAATATACAAGGAGAAATCCAAtgcatttcatgacaagatgatatcaAGGAAGAGCTTTGTCATTGGACAAAAAGTTCTTCTATTTAATTCTTGCCTTTGCTTATTTCCAG tagAAATCCAAAGTGTAAAGACCGGAAACGTGTTCAAAGTGAATGAGCATAGACTCAAGCCATATTACGAGTCTTTTGCGGAGCATGATGTGGAGGTTGTACCCCACCAAGAACCATCTCCCCTTGAATGA